In Cucurbita pepo subsp. pepo cultivar mu-cu-16 unplaced genomic scaffold, ASM280686v2 Cp4.1_scaffold000351, whole genome shotgun sequence, a single window of DNA contains:
- the LOC111785049 gene encoding cysteine proteinase inhibitor 1-like: MAKTLFLAASLLLYVLSLSSLAAATNRLDLVGSYKPIENIDDPKIQSLGEFTVNEHNKQAKTQLQFQKVISGEMQIVAGTNYNLRLTALEGTSSGTYGTLVFTDLNNKNNLINFYDVPK, translated from the coding sequence ATGGCTAAGACTCTTTTCCTCGCGGCTTCTCTTCTCCTCTACGTCCTATCGCTATCGTCCCTCGCAGCAGCAACTAACCGTTTAGATTTGGTTGGCAGCTACAAACCAATAGAAAACATAGATGACCCAAAGATTCAGAGCTTAGGTGAGTTCACAGTCAATGAACACAATAAACAGGCAAAAACTCAACTCCAATTTCAAAAAGTGATTAGTGGAGAAATGCAAATTGTGGCCGGGACCAACTATAACCTTCGATTGACAGCTCTTGAGGGGACTAGTAGTGGAACCTATGGCACCCTTGTGTTCACTGACctcaacaacaagaacaacctTATCAACTTCTATGACGTCCCCAAATAG